From Zingiber officinale cultivar Zhangliang chromosome 5B, Zo_v1.1, whole genome shotgun sequence, the proteins below share one genomic window:
- the LOC121987561 gene encoding uncharacterized protein LOC121987561, producing MGSIWVSYAPAKKDSDADRTPARLGIGDGDESHTHAVDKRQLLPVNEDLVLQRSRTPTPPPIGDGSGAHHYAIDESQLPEDGASRSKGSGALTKPPINDGGGAHHNAIDESQPSADGTSRSDLSGAPTKPPINENQSPTDEASRSELIGTPTKPPIKDGGGASHHAINESQKPTDEALRSKHSRTPTSSPPKDGDGAYHHANNNIQSPANEVLRSNRPRTPPPPPINDGGGARHH from the exons ATGGGATCAATTTGG GTTAGTTATGCACCGGCGAAGAAGGACTCGGACGCTGACAGAACTCCAGCTCGACTGGGAATCGGCGATGGGGATGAATCCCATACTCACGCTGTCGACAAGCGGCAGCTGCTGCCGGTAAATGAAGATTTGGTACTTCAACGCTCAAGAACCCCGACTCCGCCGCCGATCGGTGACGGCAGCGGAGCTCATCATTATGCAATCGACGAAAGCCAACTGCCAGAGGATGGAGCATCGAGATCCAAGGGCTCAGGAGCTCTGACTAAGCCACCGATCAATGACGGCGGTGGAGCTCATCATAATGCAATCGACGAGAGCCAACCGTCGGCGGATGGAACGTCTAGATCCGATCTCTCAGGAGCTCCGACTAAGCCACCTATCAATGAGAACCAATCGCCAACGGATGAAGCCTCGAGATCCGAGCTCATAGGAACTCCGACTAAACCACCGATCAAAGACGGCGGTGGAGCTAGTCATCATGCCATAAACGAGAGCCAAAAACCCACGGATGAAGCCTTGAGATCCAAACACTCGAGAACACCGACTTCATCGCCGCCCAAAGACGGCGATGGAGCATATCATCATGCAAATAACAACATCCAATCTCCGGCGAATGAAGTCTTGAGATCCAACCGCCCAAGAACTCCGCCTCCGCCGCCAATCAATGACGGCGGTGGAGCTCGTCATCATTga